CGCCATCAGGGTAAACATAACCAGCAGTCGCTTACGGCTGTAATGTCCTGCCGCCCTGAGTTCGCGATAGGCATTAAAGCCTTCAGGAAAGTTTTGCACTGCCACTAACACGCCAAGCAATAAACTGCCGCCGCCAAGTGCCGCGGTTGTGCCCAGGGCAATTGACTCGGGTACAAAGTCTGACAACATGGAGGCGAGCTGGCTCGCCGGCAACTGATTTCGGGCCAGCCAGATATCCAGTGCCATAAATGCCAGGGCGCCAGCCAAAAAACTCCCGCACGCACTTAAAATTCCAAGCTCTGCCAAACCATCAGGCACCAACACAAGTGCCACAGCAGAGAGTAATGCACCCGCCCCCATGGCCAAAACACCATGGCGGAGCTCTTCATCCAGCCAGGCAGGAAACACGCCTTCTGCACATGCCAATAGCGCCCCTGCAGGCATTGCTAACCCGGCAATCAGCGCTATTAGCACTACGTTAATAACCGCGGTGTCTGTCAATGATTTTCCGCCTGTCGCTTGTTAATACAGAAGGCTAGTCTAAGCCGGCCAGCCTGGTCATATTTTCATTGTTATCGCGGTGTACGATAATATTGTCTTCAATCCGTATGCCGCCATAGGGTCGGTACTGGTCAACTTTATCCCAGTTAATGTATTTGGTTGCCTCACTTGATTTGAGGTCCGCCAACAGTGAGTCAATAAAATACAGGCCTGGCTCAATTGTAAAGACCTGGCGTGCTTCGACCGTGCGTGTGCAACGCAAAAACGGATGATCCTCGGGAGCCGGGTTTGGCGTGCCACGGTCATCGGCAATCAAACCGCCCACATCGTGCACCTGCAGACCTAAAAAGTGGCCAATGCCATGGGGGAAAAACGTGCGGGTAATGCCTTGTGCCACACAATCCTCTGCGCTCAGATTAACTAATCCGGCATTCACCAGAATGTTAGCAATCCCGCGATGGGCGCTGCGGTGAATGTCGGCGTAATCAATACCCGGTTTGAGTTGGCCAATAAGCTCAATGGTCAGGCTATTTAACTGGCTGATTAACTCACTGAAAATAGTCTTACCAAAGCTGTAGGTTCGGGTTATATCCGCAGCATAACCATTAAAGTTTGCCCCGGCATCAATTAAGAAAGAACGGTGGCTGGCAGGCTTGAGCGTATCATAATGCATGTAATGCAAAATTGAGCAATGCTCATTAAGTGCCACAATGCCGGTGTAAGGCACGTCATTATCACCCTGCTGGGTGGCAGCGTTATACGCTAAATTAATATTGAATTCACTTTCGCCAGCATTAAATGCGGCCGCCGCTGCTTTATGTCCTGCTACCGCTACTTTATTCGCCTCGCGCATACAGGCCAGCTCGTAATCGGTTTTGTAAGCCCGGTGATAGTGCAAATAATGCAAGGCGCGGTCGGGGTTAACATTTTCAAAACCAAGGGCCCCGGCCACTTCGATATACTCGCCCACATAAGCAAAACCAGACTTGTCATAGGGAAGGTGTTTTTCCACCATATCAGCTTGCTTTAGCATCACGATATCAAAACAATCCACCCAAAAATCATCAGGCTCAGGCGGCACTTTATGCCAAAAATCCAAGGGCCGGTAAAAGATCAGTTTGGGTTTATCTATGCCATTGACCACGAGCCAGCAATTGGGATTGTCAATAACCGGTAACCAAGCTTTAAACTGGGGATTGACCTTAAACGGATAATGGTTGTCATCAAGAAACAAACGTTTACTCTGACCTGAATGAATTACCAATCCTTCAATTCCCTCGCGCTCAACGGCCTCGCGTGTGCGCTGTTGAAGTATGTCGATATGCGCTGCATACAGGTCATCTTGCTCTGTCATAGTGCCTCTGTCGTTTTTATCATTTAATTTTGCGTAACCCTACCATTTGATCAGGGTAAAGTCAGGCTGTCCGCCGACACTTTCATGCGACTTAAAGTGTCAAATAACTCGGATTGCTGCCCCAGCTGAACCTGATATATATACCGGTACGCCATCACCGCTTTGACGTAATGTCGGGTCTCGTGATAGGGAATGTTCTCTATCCAGATATCAAGTTCCTGCTCCCCCTCCGTCGGCAGCCACTGCAAAACCCGCCGCCAACCAGCGTTATAAGATGCAGATACCAGTACCGGATTATGGTTGAGCTTATCGTTGAGGTATTTCAGATACTGCATGCCAAACTCAAGGTTTTGTTCAGGTTGGAGCAGCGAACTGTAACTGACCTTCTGTTTACTGATGTAATTGACGGTACCCGGCATCAGTTGCATCAGGCCCCGCGCACCAGCCGGGGAGACGGCGTCGACCATAAAGGAGCTTTCCCGGCGGGCGATGGCCATGGCAAACGCTTGATCAACGTCATGCTGACTCGCCCGCTGACGGAACTCGTCAGCAAACGCCAGCGGAAAACGGCGTTTCACATCGCTGTAGTACCCTGTATTGGCAAATCCTATGATAGCCTGGTCGTGCCAGCCCCAGTCGCTGGCAATCAGGGTTGCCGCGTGTTGTTCCGCGTTGGTGAGTCGCTGGTTTAAATGGTACCACTCGCGCCTTGCCTCCACAAAACGCCCTAACTTGAACCATTCATAGGAGCGCTGTACCGCGGGTACTGTGCTTACTTTCGCTATTGTGTAGTCACTGACTACCAGGGGTCTGTCGGCAAGTTGTGGTTGCTGTTGTAAGCGGGCGCTCGCCAAAAACCCATAGTAGTGTCGTTCATCTGCAAGTGCAGTGAACAGTTGCTGTTGTTCCTGATGGAATCCCAGCTCCCCTAAGCTACGAGCGCGCCAATACCTCAATGCGCTTTGTTGTTGCTCCTCAGGCGGCGCTGACTCAATAACACTGAGTACCTTGGCCCAGTCCCGTTGCCGCAGCCAATAGGCAAGATGCCAGTGACGCACGTCCTCATCCGCCGCCGGAACATTCGCTCTGGATAACCACTCTTCGGCACTGGACTCACCTTCGAGCACTGAATTAATCGCAATCGCGCGTTCAATCTCACGAATTTGCACATCATTAAAGCTAACCTTGTCCTGCCAGTACTGAAATGCTTTGATTGCTTTTTCCGGCGACTGCCACGCTAGACGAATAAGCCCGTAGTACAGAACAGGCCGCTCCCAGCGCGGATAACGGCCAGGAAACTCCCTGTACCTGAGTACGGTTGTTGGATTACGGTGTGTGGCACGCCACAAGGCTACCAGGTAATGATAAGAATCCGGCAGGCGGCGTTGCAAATATCCCAGTAAATTACGGTCACCACCGCGAATCACCTTTTCGACACGTTGTAACACCATGTCTGTGGTCATCCGTCCGTTTTTTTTCCACACCGCAAATACCGGATCACACTCTTTGGGCTGCGAGTCACCCGACAGCCACAGGTCATCAACTTGTTCGAACCAGTAATCGGGAGTGTCTGTAAGTTGTAGCTGATAGTCGAGGTAGGTACAGGTGTAACGAGTGCCGAGTCCCGGTTGATAGGCGTCGATGAAAACCGCTTTGCGCGCTCTTTGACTGAGTAAATCCAGCCAGCGCTTGCGTAACCGATCAGCAATGGGTGTACCGGCATAGCGGGCGAGAAACGCCTCAACGGTGTCATCACTGAGATTTG
The genomic region above belongs to Alteromonas gilva and contains:
- a CDS encoding ZIP family metal transporter; protein product: MPAGALLACAEGVFPAWLDEELRHGVLAMGAGALLSAVALVLVPDGLAELGILSACGSFLAGALAFMALDIWLARNQLPASQLASMLSDFVPESIALGTTAALGGGSLLLGVLVAVQNFPEGFNAYRELRAAGHYSRKRLLVMFTLMALLGPLMALVGYYWLAQYTALVAGIMLFAAGGILYSVLQDIAPQVRMDNAWAPPLGGIFGFMIGMLGSML
- the pepQ gene encoding Xaa-Pro dipeptidase, whose protein sequence is MTEQDDLYAAHIDILQQRTREAVEREGIEGLVIHSGQSKRLFLDDNHYPFKVNPQFKAWLPVIDNPNCWLVVNGIDKPKLIFYRPLDFWHKVPPEPDDFWVDCFDIVMLKQADMVEKHLPYDKSGFAYVGEYIEVAGALGFENVNPDRALHYLHYHRAYKTDYELACMREANKVAVAGHKAAAAAFNAGESEFNINLAYNAATQQGDNDVPYTGIVALNEHCSILHYMHYDTLKPASHRSFLIDAGANFNGYAADITRTYSFGKTIFSELISQLNSLTIELIGQLKPGIDYADIHRSAHRGIANILVNAGLVNLSAEDCVAQGITRTFFPHGIGHFLGLQVHDVGGLIADDRGTPNPAPEDHPFLRCTRTVEARQVFTIEPGLYFIDSLLADLKSSEATKYINWDKVDQYRPYGGIRIEDNIIVHRDNNENMTRLAGLD
- a CDS encoding transglycosylase SLT domain-containing protein; amino-acid sequence: MRESFWLVLFACASYIVCQSSWAEDGALRNQQREQFLSLEKQLNSLPVSKLPAIHADIEELANYPLVPYLKLRLAERTLANLSDDTVEAFLARYAGTPIADRLRKRWLDLLSQRARKAVFIDAYQPGLGTRYTCTYLDYQLQLTDTPDYWFEQVDDLWLSGDSQPKECDPVFAVWKKNGRMTTDMVLQRVEKVIRGGDRNLLGYLQRRLPDSYHYLVALWRATHRNPTTVLRYREFPGRYPRWERPVLYYGLIRLAWQSPEKAIKAFQYWQDKVSFNDVQIREIERAIAINSVLEGESSAEEWLSRANVPAADEDVRHWHLAYWLRQRDWAKVLSVIESAPPEEQQQSALRYWRARSLGELGFHQEQQQLFTALADERHYYGFLASARLQQQPQLADRPLVVSDYTIAKVSTVPAVQRSYEWFKLGRFVEARREWYHLNQRLTNAEQHAATLIASDWGWHDQAIIGFANTGYYSDVKRRFPLAFADEFRQRASQHDVDQAFAMAIARRESSFMVDAVSPAGARGLMQLMPGTVNYISKQKVSYSSLLQPEQNLEFGMQYLKYLNDKLNHNPVLVSASYNAGWRRVLQWLPTEGEQELDIWIENIPYHETRHYVKAVMAYRYIYQVQLGQQSELFDTLSRMKVSADSLTLP